Proteins encoded by one window of Labrus bergylta chromosome 2, fLabBer1.1, whole genome shotgun sequence:
- the bnip3la gene encoding BCL2 interacting protein 3 like a produces the protein MSTPAAQRNNNEEPGLHGSWVELELNGNTGAQGNMHTSLQVAPAADQINANAGMSQTLQTLEVVPESDETFIGGLEHVPSSSSIHNGDMEKILLDAQHESSPSNSACDSPHRPPSPDQDEGQITFDVEMPSPRDSQSEEEGLEQEREEDILMNKEVDWVADWSSRPENIPPKEFHFRHPKRSVSLSMRKSGVMKKGGFFSAEFLKVFIPSLLISHILALGIGVYIGKRIATAPTSSY, from the exons ATGTCCACCCCTGCTGCTCAACGAAACAATAACGAGGAGCCTGGGCTTCACG GCTCTTGGGTAGAGTTAGAGCTAAATGGGAACACAGGGGCCCAGGGCAACATGCATACCAGCCTGCAAGTGGCACCTGCTGCAGACCAAATAAATGCAAATGCCGGGATGAGTCAAACTCTGCAGACCCTGGAAGTGGTGCCTGAGAGCGATGAAACCTTTATCGGAGGACTAGAGCATGTGCCATCGTCCTCATCTATCCACAATGGAGACATGGAAAAGATCCTCCTGGATGCACAGCATGAATCCAGTCCTAGTAACTCTGCCTGCGATAG tcCTCACAGGCCACCAAGTCCAGACCAGGATGAAGGTCAGATAACTTTTGATGTGGAAATGCCAAGTCCGAGAGATAGTCAG TCAGAGGAAGAAGGTctggagcaggagagagaggaagacatcTTAATGAACAAAGAAGTAGACTGGGTTGCTGATTGGTCCAGCAGACCAGAAAACATTCCACCAAA GGAGTTCCACTTCAGGCACCCCAAACGTTCAGTGTCTCTCAGTATGAGAAAGAGTGGGGTCATGAAGAAAGGGGGCTTCTTCTCTGCTGAATTCCTTAAAGTTTTCATCCCTTCCTTACTCATCTCACACATCCTTGCCCTCGGCATTGG TGTGTACATCGGGAAGAGGATTGCCACAGCCCCCACCAGCTCCTACTGA